TGGAGGAGAGGTCCTCGCGGTCGAAGTACCGCTTGAGAAACTCGTCCACCGTCATGCCGAGCGACGTGGGGAAAAGCCGCTTCTCCTCGTTCTTCTCCACGTAGCCGCGTCCGAAGAGCGTGTCGACGATCGTCGCGTAGGTGGAGGGACGGCCCACCCCGTCCTCCTCCAGCGTCTTGATCAGGGTGGCCTCGGAGTAGCGGGCGGGCGGGCGGGTGAACTTCTGCTCCTTCTCCGCGCTCACGAAGTCGAGGGGCTCGCCCTCCTCCGCCCTGTCCATGCGGTTCCCCCTGAGGTCGAGCGGCCAGACGGCGCTCCAGCCCTCGAAGATCAGGCTCTCGCCCAGCTGCCGCATCCCCGCGCGCCCGGCGTCCGCCAGGAGCGTGGAGTTGGCCACGACCGCGCTCTCCATCTGGCAGGCGACGAAGCGGCGCCAGATCATGTCGTAGAGCCGAAGCTGATCGGGCGTCAGGATGTCCCCGAGGGAATCGGGGGTGAGGGAGACGTCCGTGGGGCGCACGGCCTCGTGCGCGTCCTGGCTGCGGCCCGGCGCGGCGTAGGCGCGGGGGGCCTTGGGCAGATACGGGGCGTCGTAGTTCCCGGCGATATAGGCGCGGCACGCCTCGACCGCCTCCTCCGAGAGGCGCAGGCTGTCGGTGCGCATGTAGGTGATCATGCCGACGTGCCCGCGCCCGGGCAGGTTCAGCCCCTCGTAGAGCTCCTGGGCGACGCGCATGGTGCGCTTCGGGGCCATGCTCAGACGCCGGGCCGCCTCCTGCTGGAGCGTGCTGGTGCGAAAGGGGGGCGGCGGGTTACGCTTGCCCTCACGCAGGCGAAACTCCGAGACGCGGATGGGATGCCCCTCGACCTCGCTCAGAATGGCGTCGGCCGTGGCCCGGTCCTTGATCAGGAGCGGCATCCCGTTCTTCCACAGGGACTTTCCCTCCCACCGGTCCACCTTCATCTCGTAGGAACGGCCTCCCGAGGCCGCGGCCCTGACCGTCACGGACCAGTACTCCTCGGGGACGAAGCGCGCGATCTCCCGCTCCCGCTCGCAGATCAGGTCGAGCGCGACGGACTGCACGCGACCCGCGGAGAGCCCGTAGCGGATCT
The uncultured Fretibacterium sp. genome window above contains:
- the topA gene encoding type I DNA topoisomerase; this encodes VESPSKAKTLMGILGSKYVVRSSVGHIRDLPRSRMAIDIEHDFAPEYILVKGKAAIKNELTAMAKSASNVLLASDPDREGEAIAWHLAELLGLDLSEKCRVRFYEITANAVRSAVQNPDVVDLNKVDAQQARRILDRLVGYTLSPLLWNKIRYGLSAGRVQSVALDLICEREREIARFVPEEYWSVTVRAAASGGRSYEMKVDRWEGKSLWKNGMPLLIKDRATADAILSEVEGHPIRVSEFRLREGKRNPPPPFRTSTLQQEAARRLSMAPKRTMRVAQELYEGLNLPGRGHVGMITYMRTDSLRLSEEAVEACRAYIAGNYDAPYLPKAPRAYAAPGRSQDAHEAVRPTDVSLTPDSLGDILTPDQLRLYDMIWRRFVACQMESAVVANSTLLADAGRAGMRQLGESLIFEGWSAVWPLDLRGNRMDRAEEGEPLDFVSAEKEQKFTRPPARYSEATLIKTLEEDGVGRPSTYATIVDTLFGRGYVEKNEEKRLFPTSLGMTVDEFLKRYFDREDLSSIVDAGFTAQMEKELDEVEEAKRRWLDVVREFWTEFSRTVEEARGADRVPLPEPEPIGEDCPECGRALVKKRGRFGEFIACTGYPECRYTRAILSTIGVKCPKCGEENGGEIVKRRSKKGKTFYSCSRYPDCDYISWNPPTGEKCPECGAELFKRGKTRFCQACGYKEQDQAPSDD